A window of Nitrososphaerales archaeon genomic DNA:
CACAGGGCTTAAGGAGAATAGAAACTCGGGATGGTGTAAGATGTAGTGCTCCAACCAGTATCTATGAACCATTATAGACTCTATCGCTCTAACTATCGCATGAGGGAGGTCGTTGATGAGTAGTAGGTTCGATTGGCCGATAGCTCTCCTCACCCTATACAAACCTCTCACATACTTCATATCCAAATTTACTAAATTTATTGAACGGTCGATCATGATTTCAATCACCGAGTGCCTGTATCACTCTAACTGGGCATGCATAGACACATATTCGACAACCGATACAATTCTCTTCGATGAACCTCACACTCCAATCCTCATTCTGCTTGATAGCGTCTGCGGGGCATGATGATACACAGGCACCACAGGCTATACATCTATCGTGATCGATTTCGATCGTCCGAACCACTTCTTTAACTGTGACACCCTCACTCCTCAAATAATCTATCACTTCCCTTAACTGTTCACCTTCACTAGGTATATCGATTATCATCTCTCCCATATTCGCTGTAACCTTCGCCTCGATGATATTTATGAGAAGATTCGTCTTGAGCACGATCTTCGCCAGGATCGGCTTCTTTACATTTTCGTGTGAATATACGAGTTTTAACTTCATAGTAGACGCCTCCCCACAAGCTTTCTCGAAATATCATCCGTAGTTAAGATACCGATTACGTGATTTTTCTCATCGACGACCGGAACCCCTGAAATCTTATACTCCGCCATCCTCTTCACCACTATATCGATCAGATCGTTCTCCTTCGCTGTAATCACCCTCTTCGTCATGATACTCTCCAGATCCTTTTTATCTTGGGCGATCGCCTTTGCCAGATCCCAAGATGTAACTATACCGATCAACCTATTTTCATCATCGACGATCGGTAGGTGATCTATACCTCTCTCGGTCAACAACCTCGCTACATCCTTTATACTGTCACTCAGCCTCCCAACTACGATCTCTCGTGTCATAACATCCTTCACAACAAATTCCCTCTTTTTGATTATCAAGGGTTTAAACTCACGGTAATTCGGGATTAACTCTACAGGTCTCGAGAGTAGAAACTTGCCCTTCTCTATCCACTCCTTAAGAGTGTTGGCGATCTTCGCAGCGTACTGAAAGCTCGATAGTGGTGAGGCCCTAACCTCCATATTATTTATCTCCACTTTACCCGATTTTAACTCCGCATAGGATACCTTCTTCACGATAGGTCTATTTCGAGATGGTACACCGAAATCGATGATGTATGTAAAGATCTCGCTATCCTTTAGAGCAGCGGTCGCTGCAACCCTTTTATTGATGATAGGTATAGGAATCCCTACACCTACGTACAATGTTGTGCTATAACGATAGAAGGTTGCACCCCTCAAATATTCACTACTCATCTGCTTGAGGTTACCACATACGGATATCGTGCCCAGCTGA
This region includes:
- a CDS encoding 4Fe-4S binding protein is translated as MKLKLVYSHENVKKPILAKIVLKTNLLINIIEAKVTANMGEMIIDIPSEGEQLREVIDYLRSEGVTVKEVVRTIEIDHDRCIACGACVSSCPADAIKQNEDWSVRFIEENCIGCRICVYACPVRVIQALGD
- a CDS encoding homocysteine biosynthesis protein, yielding MENRGAEELRTYEEINRRIQSGDVVVMTATEFIEYVESYGLEKASKDVDVVTTGTFGAMCSSGAFLNFGHADPPIKMVRCWLNDVPAYAGIAAVDCYIGASCMSETRPFEYGGGHVIEDLVSGKEVELRAEGRVTDCYPRESLETTITLNDINQAMLVNPRNAYERYNAAINSSNRTLYTYLGVLLPNYGNIHYCGAGELSPLYKDMNFETIGIGTRIFLGGGIGYIIGEGTQHNPQNQLGTISVCGNLKQMSSEYLRGATFYRYSTTLYVGVGIPIPIINKRVAATAALKDSEIFTYIIDFGVPSRNRPIVKKVSYAELKSGKVEINNMEVRASPLSSFQYAAKIANTLKEWIEKGKFLLSRPVELIPNYREFKPLIIKKREFVVKDVMTREIVVGRLSDSIKDVARLLTERGIDHLPIVDDENRLIGIVTSWDLAKAIAQDKKDLESIMTKRVITAKENDLIDIVVKRMAEYKISGVPVVDEKNHVIGILTTDDISRKLVGRRLL